The window GTCTAGCACGGCAATAGATTCTAAATCGAGGTCTACGGATACCTGGGAAGCACGCACCAAATCCAGCAAATGCCCCACTAAACCGAAGCCTGTAACATCCGTACAAGCTGTTGCCCCGTATTGCCGCAACAGGATAGCTGCCTTGTAGTTCGATTGGAGCATCGACGCAACGGCTGAATCGATCCAACGCCCTTTGGCTTTAAGCTGCATGTCCGCTGCGAAGAGTGCGCCCGTGCCAATGGCTTTAGTGAGGATGAGCATCTGTCCTGGTTCCATACCTCCCGACTGCCAAAGGCGATCGCGCTCCACCACACCATTGCACACCAGCCCAAACACACATTCGGGACCCTCGGTGGTGTGCCCCCCCACCAACGCTGCTCCCACCTCCTTAAGACGGGTTAAGGCTCCGGCCAAAAGTTGATACAGCATGTTTTCCTGGATGGTGTCCGAGGCAGGCTGAAGGGTGGCGATCGCCAGCGCACTGTGGGGAGATGCACCCATCGCAAAGAGATCGTTTAGGCCATGGTTCGCCGCGATTTGCCCAAAAAGGAACAGATCGTTGATCAATGCGGGGAAATAGTCTACTGTTTGCACCATCAGCAATCCGGACGGCATCTGAATCACGGCTGCATCATCCGGTTGTTCCAACCCCACCACCACGTTTTCATGGCGTACGGTTTCCAAATCGGGCTGAAGTCGCTGGAGCGATCGCGCCAATACCGACTGCCCCACCTTTGCGCCACATCCTGAACAGCGCATGGGTGCAGGCGCATCGGTTGATGCTTGACCTGGAGAAACCATCGGCATCGGTTGAAGATTGGTGAACCGATCCATAAATTTGCGATCGATGGAATCTTTCCACTGCCATAGCCAGGGATGGGGGCCAAATCCCAAACCTCCCCGTGAGGCCAAGGCTTGGCGATCGCCCGTGCCAATTAAGATCAAATAGTTTTTTTGAGGCGTGAAGGGACGGAGGGATTGCCCCAACGCCGCCCGCCGCAAGTTGTCGGCTAAGGGGCGTCCCTGCCGCACCGCAAAGACCCCAGCCTTGGGGCGCGGATGGTGAATCATAGTGGCAATATCCCCCGCCGCAAACACCTCGGGATGGGACACCGATTGCAGACAGTCATTGACCTGAATAAAGCCCCGGTCATCCGTCGCTAATCCGGAGGCACGAATCCAATTCGCCGCTCCCGCTTGGGTCACCCAAAAGACGCGATCGCACTCGACCCGAAGCCCCGATTCACACTGCACGGCCTTGGGTTCAACGGCGGTCACGGATGCATGGAGATGGACATGGATGCTGCGTTGGGTGAGCGCCTTCAACATTTGGCGACGCACCCACGGATGACGTTCGGGTAAGAGTTCTGCACCGCGATGAAAAAGGTGAATGGTTAGATGTTTGGGTGATTGTCCAGCCTGTTGATACAGCGATCGCAGTCGTGCAGTAATCGATAACGCTAATTCCACACCCCCCGCACCACCGCCAACGATGCCCAGGGAAAGCGGCGTCTGAGGCGATCGCGCTACCTCGTCCACCAGCGCATCCCAGTACTGCAAAAACTGGGCGATGGGTTTAACGGGAATCGCATACGTTGCCGCACCCGGAACATCGACGATTGCCGGAGTACTGCCAATGTCGATGGACAGCAGGTCGTAGGGAATCGCTGGACGGTCGGCAAACTTGACCCAACGATTGACCGGATCAAGGGCGATCGCCTCCTGGACAATCATCTGAGCCTGGGCAAAATTTGCCAACGGACGCAGATCGATATGGCATTCATCAAAGGTGTACAACCCCGCCACATACCCCGGCAGCATCCCCGAATAGGGCGTATGGGAAATATTGGTCACTAGCGTTAGGCGCACGCCTGGGATGGGATTCATGCCCAACATCTTGAGGGCGATCGCATGGCTATGACCACCGCCAATTAAAACGAGTTCTTGGGTATCGGGAATTCGAGACTGCATGGATCAATGCCAGAGGGACTTTCCCATTATGCCGGGGCGTGAGGGTCTAGCGCGGTATTCTGTAAATTTTGGATGCTGCGTTGGCGTTAGGGGGTGAGGGCGATCGCCTCGGCTGGCCCGACTAGGGAAATGAAAGGTTCGATAAAGTAGCGCTGTGCGACGGTCTGGGCCATTTCCGCTGTGACGTCTGCCATCAAATCTTGGAATTGCTGATCAAAACCGAGTCCCAACCCTAAGGTTTCATACCAGCCGAAAATCTGGGCGATTTGGGCATTCGTTTGCTTGCCGAGGGCGTACTGCCCCAAAAGTTTGTTTTGGGCAACCTGTAGCTCATCTTCGGTCAATGGCACATCTCGCAGACGATCCACCTCCTGGCGCAACCCGTCTAGGGCGATCGCCGTATTTTGCGGAGCCGTTCCCATATACACCACAAACTGGGACAAATCTGCACGAGTGGGATAGTAGGCCGAAACTTCGTAGGCTAGACTTCGCTTTTCGCGCAGTTCTACAAACAAACGGCTGGATAACCCATTACCCAGGTAGGTGTTCAACAGCTTGAGGGGAATGTAATCTTCTTTGTGAACCGACGGGGTTTGATACCCTAACATCACGATGGATTGCATGGTCTCCTGAGCCGTACTCGCAATGCTAGGAGCCGGAGTCACGGGCGGAAAGGTCATACTGGGTAAGGGCAAGGGCTGTCCGTTTTGTGCTGGAATTTGCCAATCGCCAAAAATCTGATCGACAAGGGCGATCGCCTCATCCGGGACGATGTGACCCACAATGCTGATGACGATATTGTCGGGACGGAAATGCGTCTGGTGGGCACGGCACAGATCGTCACGAGTGAGCGTAGAGACGCTTTCCTCTGTGCCAATGCTGGGGAGCGCATAGGGATGATCGCCATACATCGCGGCCTGAAGCTGACGTTGGGCAATTGAAAATGGTTGCTCCTGCATGGATCGGATACCCTGAAGGGTCAAGCGCTGCTCTAAGGCCACTTCCGTTTCTGGAAAACTGGGCGATCGCATAATCTCCGCCGCAAGCTGGAGCATGTCTGCAAAATCGACGGATACGGTTTTCAGGCTCATCAGCATATAGTCTGACGTCGCATCCGAGGCCAGGCTTGCACCCACGGATTCCACCTGTTCGGCAATGTCCTGGGCAGAATAGCGCTCGGTTCCTTTGAGAAGTACCGAGGACATCAGGTGAAATAAGCCTGCCTGCGATCGCGCTTCGTAGCAGCTTCCAGAGCGAATAAAAATCCGGGCGGCAATAATGTCTGCGGCAGCGTTTTCTACCGCAAGCACCGTCAGACCGTTGCTGAGAACAGCTCGATGCACCACTCGGTTCTGGAACGGGTGGGCAACAGCGAGATCAACCGACATTCAGAACTCCTTGTTATTCGGGTTTCAGCACCGTCACCGTGTAACGATAGGGCGAAAGATACTTATTGGCAAGGTAGCGCAATTCCTCAACGGTGAGGGAGCGTATTTGTTCAGGGTAGCGGTGGGCTACCTCTGCATGGGCGATGGTGCCATAGTACCCATACAGTCCGGCAAGCTGATTCGTCGTTTCCGTGGAATAGGTGTAATCGTTACAAAGCAAACGCTTATGACGATTGAGCTCTACGTCCAGGATGGGATGGGTCACAAGTTCTGAAAGGCGATCGCCAATCAACGCTTCGACCCGCTCTAGATTCTCCGGAGGCAACCATGCCGTTAGGGTAAACACGCTGGACTGCTGCTGAAGGGAGAAACTGCTGCTGATATCCTGCACCAAATGTTTTTTTTCACGCAGTTCACGCACAAGCCGTGAAGATTGGCTACCCGCTAGCAGCACCGACAGCAAATCTAGCCCGTAGGCTTCCCGCAGTTGATCAACGCCTGGCCCTGTCCAGGCCATCATCAGGCGAGCCTGCTCCAACCGAGGTAGCGAAATCTCCTGCCGTTGCACCCGGTCTAAAGGTCGTTCCGGTTCATGCTTGGGCGTCAGGCACGGCGTTTCACACTGGGGGAAGGTGCGAAATACAGACTCAACCATGTCAAGCGCATGGAGTTGAGACACATCCCCGACCACAGCCACCGTCATATTCTGCGGCTGATAGTAGGTGCGATGAAAAAGGTGCATATCCCAAGCCGTTTGTGCCATGAGGGATTCTTCAGTACCCAGCACCGATCGCCCATAGGGATGGGTAGGGTACGCAGCGGCCATCAAGGCTTGAAATCCTAACCAGTCTGGATCGTCCTGAGCCTGACGCAATTCTTCCAGCACGACTAGACGCTCCCGCTCGTATTCATCTTCTGGAATCGCTGCGTTTAATAGCAGTTCCGCTAAGCAGGGAAGGGTTTCTGGTAGATAAGACGCCGCTGTTGTAATGAAAAAATGGGCGTAGTCATGACTGGTGGCCGCGTTAGTAATCCCACCTCGACTTTCAATAACGTGATCGAAATAGCCAGGCGGAAGGCGATCGCTCCCTTTGAAAATCATGTGCTCCAGAAAGTGAGCAATTCCTGACCAAGATAAAGGCTCTACTCGCGCCCCGGCCCTGACCCATACATCAACGGTAACGACAGGTGTCGCTGCAACATGCTGATGAACTACAGTCAAACCGTTAGGTAAACGAGATACGCTTGCCGGAAACCGTTCCTTTTGTGCCAGTTTGGGAAGTTCCTTTAAGTTCAAAATGCGTTTGCTTGAAGAGAAATGGATATTTAGGCAGTTTAACGCCTTCTGGATCTTGTCAGCACCTTCAACCTTAAAACTAGTTTAAGCCTGTCAGGACTTACGCACTACGTGCGGCGTCCTGAGTCCTTTAGGCAATTGCGTAAGTTCTGTCTGTGTAGCTATGGAGAAGACTGATTTGGAAGAAGGGGTGCATTTCGAGGCATCATTTTTGGGCATATTGAAGACAAGACAGGATTTTGCTACGTCCTGTCCTCGCCTAGACCTCTCCATGCGTTTGCAAAGGCTGACTCCTACTCTCGATGAACACCTCGTCTGAAGTCCTAGAAAAAATTCGGCAGCAGTTTAACCACGCCCCCTATCCGAACCAGCCACTAGATCGCACGGTGAAAGGCGATCGCGTCTCCTATTTCAAACACAGCCTGATTACGCCGTACTATTTGCGCTATCAAAAGCTTGTGGAGACTCACGGTAAGCGGATTCTTGATGCGGGATGCGGCAGCGGTTTGAAAGCGATGTGTTTGGCTGAGGCGAATCCTGGGGCATGGATTGTGGGCATTGATATTTCCGAGAAATCGGTGGAACTGGCGCGATCGCGCATGGTGTATCACAACATTCCCAATACGGAATTTCATGCGATCGCCATTGAAGATCTCGCCGATTTGGGTATGCAGTTTGACTACATCAACTGTGATGAGGTGATTTATCTACT is drawn from Synechococcales cyanobacterium T60_A2020_003 and contains these coding sequences:
- a CDS encoding insulinase family protein, which produces MNLKELPKLAQKERFPASVSRLPNGLTVVHQHVAATPVVTVDVWVRAGARVEPLSWSGIAHFLEHMIFKGSDRLPPGYFDHVIESRGGITNAATSHDYAHFFITTAASYLPETLPCLAELLLNAAIPEDEYERERLVVLEELRQAQDDPDWLGFQALMAAAYPTHPYGRSVLGTEESLMAQTAWDMHLFHRTYYQPQNMTVAVVGDVSQLHALDMVESVFRTFPQCETPCLTPKHEPERPLDRVQRQEISLPRLEQARLMMAWTGPGVDQLREAYGLDLLSVLLAGSQSSRLVRELREKKHLVQDISSSFSLQQQSSVFTLTAWLPPENLERVEALIGDRLSELVTHPILDVELNRHKRLLCNDYTYSTETTNQLAGLYGYYGTIAHAEVAHRYPEQIRSLTVEELRYLANKYLSPYRYTVTVLKPE
- the selD gene encoding selenide, water dikinase SelD; amino-acid sequence: MQSRIPDTQELVLIGGGHSHAIALKMLGMNPIPGVRLTLVTNISHTPYSGMLPGYVAGLYTFDECHIDLRPLANFAQAQMIVQEAIALDPVNRWVKFADRPAIPYDLLSIDIGSTPAIVDVPGAATYAIPVKPIAQFLQYWDALVDEVARSPQTPLSLGIVGGGAGGVELALSITARLRSLYQQAGQSPKHLTIHLFHRGAELLPERHPWVRRQMLKALTQRSIHVHLHASVTAVEPKAVQCESGLRVECDRVFWVTQAGAANWIRASGLATDDRGFIQVNDCLQSVSHPEVFAAGDIATMIHHPRPKAGVFAVRQGRPLADNLRRAALGQSLRPFTPQKNYLILIGTGDRQALASRGGLGFGPHPWLWQWKDSIDRKFMDRFTNLQPMPMVSPGQASTDAPAPMRCSGCGAKVGQSVLARSLQRLQPDLETVRHENVVVGLEQPDDAAVIQMPSGLLMVQTVDYFPALINDLFLFGQIAANHGLNDLFAMGASPHSALAIATLQPASDTIQENMLYQLLAGALTRLKEVGAALVGGHTTEGPECVFGLVCNGVVERDRLWQSGGMEPGQMLILTKAIGTGALFAADMQLKAKGRWIDSAVASMLQSNYKAAILLRQYGATACTDVTGFGLVGHLLDLVRASQVSVDLDLESIAVLDGAAEVLRQGITSSLYPQNAKQSGAIANLAEISSHPLFPILFDPQTSGGLLAAIPASQAQNCLQALQESGYRDSRVIGRVENMRDSTTPIRIQ
- a CDS encoding insulinase family protein; the encoded protein is MSVDLAVAHPFQNRVVHRAVLSNGLTVLAVENAAADIIAARIFIRSGSCYEARSQAGLFHLMSSVLLKGTERYSAQDIAEQVESVGASLASDATSDYMLMSLKTVSVDFADMLQLAAEIMRSPSFPETEVALEQRLTLQGIRSMQEQPFSIAQRQLQAAMYGDHPYALPSIGTEESVSTLTRDDLCRAHQTHFRPDNIVISIVGHIVPDEAIALVDQIFGDWQIPAQNGQPLPLPSMTFPPVTPAPSIASTAQETMQSIVMLGYQTPSVHKEDYIPLKLLNTYLGNGLSSRLFVELREKRSLAYEVSAYYPTRADLSQFVVYMGTAPQNTAIALDGLRQEVDRLRDVPLTEDELQVAQNKLLGQYALGKQTNAQIAQIFGWYETLGLGLGFDQQFQDLMADVTAEMAQTVAQRYFIEPFISLVGPAEAIALTP